ACTGCTACCAGAATGTATTAAAAGGAATAGGATGGGGGAAAGGGCTCATGAAATCCATACCCTAGAGATCAAACAGTTCTACTTCCAAAATAAAGTTCTGAGGCATTTCATTCCTCTTTGTTAACCCTCCagctctttgacattcattacattggtgcACAAACTCTCTGGTATCTTTCAATATAGTTGGCTAATAAAATCTACTTTGAAGCACTTTAGCTGCTATTTTTTCTGGCCCAAAATGTCCACCATAAGCTGAACCATGGCAGTGCTACAATATGTCTCTCATCTCATTTTCAGGGATACACCTTCTAATCATCCCATCTGGACACCTCTTGAACAAGAATGGCTCATCCCACAAGAATTTCGTGGCTTCATTGCacagcttcttcacttgttgcttggTAAACTCTTGAGGAATCTTTCTGCCaaccttgtagtttgcaatatcaGCAAACCAAGGTGCTTGCTGTATCTGAAAAAGATGTTCATCTAGGAACTTTTCACTCACTGATTGTGGTGTATCTTGGTTGGCCTCTTGTGGTAATCTTGACAAATggtctgctacttggttctcgcTTCCTTTCATGTCCTTcacctcaatgtcaaattcttgtaacagcAGCACCTACCTAATAAGCCTTGGCTTGGAATCCTATTTAGACATGAGATACTTGAGAGCAACATGATCAATATAAACTACAACTTTTCAACCAATCAATCAAGTATTGTCTAAATTTATCAAATGCATACACAATAGCCAAAATCTTTTTCTCTGTGGTGGTATAATTCTTTTGTGCTTCATTTAACACCTtgcttgcataatatatgacatggtGCAGCTTGTCTTTCTTTTGGCCCaatacagcaccaattgcaacatcacttgcatcacacataagttcaaaaggaagtcctCATTCaggggggtgtgatgattggtgctgtagtgagtttctttttcaaactttcaaagGCATGCTTGTAAATGTCATCAAAGATGAAAGGATTATCAAACACTAGCAAATTGCTCAATGGTttggctatttttgaaaaatccttgatGAACCTTCTATAGAACCCAGCATGCCCAAGAAAACTTATCACTACTTTTATATTGATAGGTATAGGAAGCTTTTCTATGATATCTATTTTAGCTctgtcaacttctatacccttgCTTGAAACCTTATGCCCAAGAACTATACCTTctggtaccatgaaatggcatttttcctaattcaaaactaaatttgTTTCTTagcatcttttcaaaacaaggGTTAGATATTGCAGACAAGTATCAAATGAGTTACCAAAgatagagaaatcatccataaagaccTCTAAAAACATTTCTACCATGTCAGAGAAGatggagagcatacacctttggaaggttgctggagcattgcaaagtccaaaaggcatcctcctgtaggcaaaaaCTCCAAACGGACATATGAATGaggttttctcttggtccttgGGGTCCACCACTAtttgattatacccagaatacccatccaagaagcaataataagcatggtCGGCCAATCTCTctagcatctgatcaatgaatgggAGAGGAAAGTGATCTTTCCTTATGGCCTCATTCAatcttctataatcaatgcacatcctccacccagtcactgtccttgtagggattaactcattcttctcattgAAAATGACTGTCATTCCTCCCTTCTTTGGCACAACTTGGACCGGACTCACCCAAGGGCTATCAGAGATTGGGTATATGATTCCAGCATTCCACAGCTTCATCACCTCCTTTTgaaccacttccttcatggctgggttaaGCCTTCTTTGAGGTTTCACCACAGGTCTTGAGTCCTCTTCCAAcaagattttatgcatgcaaATGGCAAGACTTATACCCTTGATATCATAAATCGTCCATCCCAAAGCTGTCTTGTGAGCCCTCAGCACTTCAATCAGCTTTGTTTCATCTTCCATGTTTAAGGAAGCATTGATTATCACTGGCAAGGTCTCTTCTCCTCCAAGAAATGCATACTTGAGATGAGGAGGGAGGGGCTTCAATTCTTGCTTTGACACCTCCTCTGTCTTGCTTTCAAAAGAGATTTCAGCCACTCTTTCTTCTATAAtatattgtttttcttttgtttcctcttcttgttcctccTGACAGTTGGCTTCAAATAACTCTTCCTCCAATTCTTCTATCATTTCCACCCTCATATGCTTCTCCTTCTCAGGGGGATATTGCATGGCCTTAAAAACATTGATGATAATTTTTTCATCATGCACCTTGAGGGTCATTTCACCTTTCTCTACATCAATTATAGCTcttgttgtggccaagaaaggTCGCCCCAAGATAATTGAGTTATGTCCCTCTTCTTCCATGTCTAAGATGACaaaatcaaaagggaaaatgaattctccaatcttcaccaaTAAGTTTTCTATAACTCCATTAGGTATCTTGAGTGATCTGTCTGCCATTTAAAGTGACATTCTTGTTGGTTTGACTTCCTCTATTGCAAGCTTTTTCATTAGTGAGAGAGGCATCAAGTTGATGCTGGCACCTAAGTCACAGAGAGCCTTTTCTAGTGTCATGTTGCCTATGGTGCATGATATGATGAAGCTCCCTAGGTCCTTGAGCTTTGATGGGAGACCCTTTTGAATCATTGCACTACATTTTTGTGTCAAGATCGCTGTCTCCTTTtcattccaacttctcttcttatTAATGAGTTCTTTGAGGAATTTtgcatatagaggcatttgctctaatgcTTCAGTAAGGGGGATATTGATTTCCAGCTTTTTAAAAACCTCCAGAAACTTGAAAAATTGTTGATCCTTGAGCTCTCTTTGCAATCTTTGAGGATATGGCAGAGGAGGGATGTAACATTTAACCTCCTTTCTCTGTTCTTGTGGGGGCTCTGTCATGACTTGATTTCCCTTCCTTGAAGCCTGTGGctcaccctctttcttcttggAACTCTCTTGATCCTTTTCTCTGCTGCCACTTCTTTCTTTTTGGCTTCTTGTTAGCTTGTTTGTCATTCCCCAGAGTCTTTCCACTTTTCAATTGAATTGCCTTGCATTCTTCTTTAGGATTGGGGATGGTATCACTTGGGAAAGAGTTGGTTGGCCTTTCAGCTGGCTGTTTGGACAATTGTCCAATTTGCCTTTCCAAATTCCTTAGTGAGGCTTCATGGTTCTTGTTGGCAAATTCCTGGTGCTTTATCATTTTCTCCATCATCATCTCCAAATTGGAGGTTCTTTGGGACTCTTGTGGTAGTTGTGGCTAAGTGTGTGATGTAGATGGtagatgaaaatttttttggttaGTTGATGGATTATTGGGTAGTAAGTGGATGCAGGGtggttattttgtggttttctgtatggattttggttagtgttttgatggttttggtggTTTGTGTTTTGGAAGTTATTTTGGTTGGAGTTTCTTTGCCAAGTTTGCTGGTTTTGGTTCTCTCCCCACTTCAAATTAGGGTAGTTTCTCCAAGATGAGTTATAAGTGTCTCCATAGAAATCATTCTGTCCAGCTCCTTGATTTTGCATATACTGCACTTGTTCAGGCTACTGTTCTTCATAACTTTCCTCCTGCTATCCCCACACAACTGGCGGTTGGTTAGTTATGCTTACTGCTGCATGTTGTAGTCTATCCATCCACTTTGACATCATTTCAATTTGttgctggagttgctgaagcataatcttgttttgagccaagaTTGTATCAACTCCTTCAAGCtcaatggtgcacgaaattgcaatcacacctttacaactccacacaactaaccagcaagtgcactgggtcatccaagtaataattccttacacgagtaagggtcgatcccacggagattgccggcttgaagcaagctatgattatcctataactcttagtcaggagattagtgataaaaatgattttgtttgtaaaaagtaaaagagcatgaaatgaatgatacttgttattcagtaatggagaacaggttgaggtttcagagatgctctgtcttctgaatctctgttttcctgttgtcttcttctccaaacacgcatggcttccttccatggcaagctgtatgttggtggatcaccattgtcaatggctaccatccatcctctcagtgaaaatggtccaggtacgATTTTTgtatggctaatcaactgttGGATCTCTCGTctcagatgaaaaataccaggcacagctaccgcacgactaatcatctgtcggttctcacttgtgtcagaataagatctctctatccttttgcacactgtcactgcgcccaacattcgtgagtttgaagctcgtcatagtcatcccgTCCCAGATTCtgctcggaataccacagacaatgtttagacttttcagatctcaggaatgctgccaattggttctagcctctaccacaaagGTTCTGATCTCACGagtttgaatgctctgttgtcaggtgATGCAAGTCAAGCTCACGGAATAcaaacccaagagatacgcactcaagctgttgcccaatgactacgttgagctcagatagaacagaagtggttgttaagcacacgttcataaatttgagaatgatgatgagtgtcacagatcaccacattcttcatattgaagtatgagtgaatatcttagaacagaagcaagcgtgattaaATAGAagacaatagtaattgcattaatccattgaaacacagcagagctcctcacccccacctatggggtttagagactcatgccatagaagatacaatataagatgtaaaatgtcatgagttTTAAAATGAAtatctaaaagtagtttttatactaaactagtaacttaggtttacaaaaaatgagtaactaag
The genomic region above belongs to Arachis stenosperma cultivar V10309 chromosome 5, arast.V10309.gnm1.PFL2, whole genome shotgun sequence and contains:
- the LOC130981041 gene encoding uncharacterized protein LOC130981041; protein product: MTNKLTRSQKERSGSREKDQESSKKKEGEPQASRKGNQVMTEPPQEQRKEVKCYIPPLPYPQRLQRELKDQQFFKFLEVFKKLEINIPLTEALEQMPLYAKFLKELINKKRSWNEKETAILTQKCSAMIQKGLPSKLKDLGSFIISCTIGNMTLEKALCDLGASINLMPLSLMKKLAIEEVKPTRMSL